The following are encoded in a window of Brevibacillus ruminantium genomic DNA:
- the spoIIIAD gene encoding stage III sporulation protein AD yields MEIIQIVGLGLVATILALVIKEQKPMFAYLLAVASGVVIFYFLIGKIAEVIRILEKLAVHADLNLVFLETILKIIGIAYIAEFGAQMTRDAGQGAIASKIELAGKVLILVMAVPIIQIIIETVIDLLPA; encoded by the coding sequence TTGGAAATCATTCAAATCGTCGGTCTGGGTCTGGTGGCTACGATTCTCGCGCTGGTCATCAAAGAACAAAAACCGATGTTTGCCTATCTGCTGGCCGTCGCGAGCGGCGTTGTCATTTTTTACTTCCTGATCGGAAAGATAGCGGAAGTCATCCGCATTTTGGAAAAACTGGCTGTTCATGCCGATCTCAATCTGGTCTTTCTGGAGACGATATTGAAAATCATCGGAATTGCATATATTGCCGAATTTGGGGCACAAATGACCAGGGATGCCGGACAAGGGGCGATCGCCTCCAAGATCGAACTGGCCGGAAAAGTGCTGATCCTGGTCATGGCAGTCCCGATCATCCAGATCATTATTGAAACGGTCATTGACCTGTTGCCTGCGTAG
- the spoIIIAA gene encoding stage III sporulation protein AA, with product MKEILAILPGTVRSILTALPSAVREQLEEIRLRQNQPLEIRYGQQSSYVSATGQLTANARQGWPFPEEQAVKLLNLISQHSLYTLEEELKRGYITVTGGHRIGIAGKVVLDKGTVKGIRDVTSFNIRIAREKKGVAQKVLPYLFDKGRVHNTLLISPPQGGKTTLLRDIARYVSYGNEWCSSRKVGIVDERSELAGCLNGVPQRDVGPRTDVLDACPKAEGMMMMIRSMSPDVLIVDEVGRPEDGEAVWEAIHAGVSVICSAHGSQIEEAARRPALGKLMQSGVFSRYILLDRSRGVGTIHGIYDQNLKLVRREEAAWSS from the coding sequence GTGAAGGAAATTTTGGCGATTTTGCCGGGGACCGTCCGCAGCATTCTGACTGCATTACCCTCCGCCGTCAGAGAGCAATTGGAGGAAATACGCCTACGGCAAAATCAGCCGCTGGAAATAAGGTACGGACAGCAATCCAGCTACGTTTCTGCGACGGGACAGCTTACTGCCAATGCGCGGCAAGGATGGCCTTTTCCTGAGGAGCAAGCGGTCAAACTGTTGAACCTGATCAGCCAGCACTCGCTGTACACGCTGGAGGAAGAATTGAAACGTGGCTACATTACCGTTACGGGAGGGCATCGGATCGGTATCGCAGGAAAGGTCGTGCTGGACAAGGGGACGGTCAAAGGGATACGGGATGTAACCAGCTTCAACATCCGGATCGCTCGCGAGAAAAAGGGAGTAGCACAAAAGGTGTTGCCCTACCTGTTCGACAAAGGGCGCGTCCACAACACCTTGCTCATCTCCCCACCCCAAGGCGGGAAAACCACTCTATTGCGGGATATCGCCCGCTATGTCAGCTATGGCAATGAGTGGTGCTCCAGCCGCAAAGTAGGGATTGTGGACGAGCGTTCGGAGCTTGCCGGTTGCTTGAATGGCGTCCCGCAGCGGGATGTCGGCCCCCGTACGGATGTACTTGACGCGTGCCCCAAGGCGGAAGGAATGATGATGATGATCCGGTCCATGTCACCGGATGTCCTGATTGTGGATGAAGTGGGCAGGCCGGAGGACGGCGAGGCGGTATGGGAAGCGATCCATGCCGGGGTTTCTGTTATCTGCTCTGCCCACGGTTCCCAGATCGAGGAGGCAGCACGGCGTCCGGCGTTGGGAAAGCTGATGCAAAGCGGTGTGTTTTCCCGCTATATCTTGCTCGATCGAAGCAGAGGTGTCGGTACGATTCACGGGATTTACGATCAGAATCTAAAGCTCGTCCGAAGGGAGGAAGCCGCATGGTCAAGCTGA
- the spoIIIAE gene encoding stage III sporulation protein AE, with product MTRAGWFLFFFLFLVFVPTESLKAAETPAPPLVENLIKQQVEDLHVDRVEKFWVELQRDYKGYLPDVKSPGFLQLVFQQGEFSLTGFLKGLGKFVFHEILMNGKLLSSIIIITVFAMILETMQNAFERNTVTTVAYSIAYLVLMVLAINSFHVAISYAKDAIASMSDFMLAMIPLVIALLASVGNLASATMFHPLIIFLINTSGILISYVIFPLLFLSAMLSIASLFSERYQVTQLASLLRNIAMGALGSFLTIFLAIISIQGATSAVTDGVTLRTAKYITGNFVPIVGRMFSDAADTVLNASLLVKNAVGLAGVLILLLLCAFPAMKILVLALIYNLSSAALQPLGNSPIIAALGAIGKNLLFVFAALATVGLMFFLAITIIIAAGNISMMVR from the coding sequence ATGACTCGTGCGGGCTGGTTTCTTTTCTTCTTCCTATTTCTTGTATTCGTACCAACTGAATCACTCAAAGCTGCCGAGACACCGGCTCCCCCCTTGGTCGAAAACCTGATCAAGCAGCAGGTAGAGGATTTACATGTAGACAGGGTAGAAAAATTTTGGGTTGAACTGCAGCGTGATTACAAAGGATATCTGCCTGATGTGAAATCCCCGGGCTTTTTACAGCTCGTCTTTCAGCAGGGAGAGTTCAGTTTGACTGGTTTTTTAAAGGGGCTCGGAAAATTTGTTTTCCACGAAATCCTGATGAATGGCAAGCTGCTCAGCTCCATCATCATTATCACGGTATTTGCCATGATTTTGGAGACCATGCAAAATGCCTTCGAGCGAAACACCGTCACGACTGTCGCCTACTCCATCGCCTATCTGGTGCTGATGGTTCTGGCGATTAACAGCTTTCACGTGGCGATCTCCTACGCCAAAGACGCGATCGCAAGTATGTCAGATTTCATGCTCGCGATGATCCCTTTGGTGATTGCTCTGCTTGCATCAGTGGGCAATCTGGCCTCAGCTACTATGTTCCATCCGTTGATCATCTTTCTGATCAATACCAGCGGAATCCTGATCTCCTATGTCATCTTCCCTCTGCTGTTTCTGTCGGCAATGCTGTCGATTGCCAGTCTCTTTTCCGAACGGTATCAGGTGACACAGCTTGCTTCTCTGCTGCGCAATATCGCGATGGGCGCACTCGGTTCCTTTCTGACGATATTTTTGGCCATCATTTCGATTCAGGGAGCGACTTCAGCTGTTACAGATGGCGTTACCCTGCGGACAGCCAAATACATTACCGGAAATTTCGTACCGATCGTAGGCAGGATGTTTTCAGACGCGGCAGACACGGTGCTCAATGCTTCCCTTCTGGTCAAAAATGCAGTGGGATTGGCAGGTGTTCTGATTCTGCTGCTGCTGTGCGCTTTCCCGGCGATGAAAATTCTCGTACTAGCGTTGATCTACAATCTTTCCTCGGCGGCACTACAGCCTCTCGGCAACAGTCCGATTATCGCCGCCCTCGGGGCGATTGGGAAGAATCTCCTGTTTGTGTTCGCTGCTTTGGCTACGGTCGGCCTGATGTTCTTCTTGGCCATCACGATCATCATAGCCGCAGGGAATATCTCGATGATGGTCCGGTAG
- the spoIIIAC gene encoding stage III sporulation protein AC: MDFDLTPVFQIGAVGFITAILHTVLKQAGKEDIAHWATLVGFIIVLYMVSHFVADLFSEVKRVFLFN; encoded by the coding sequence GTGGATTTTGATTTGACACCTGTTTTTCAGATCGGAGCGGTGGGGTTCATAACAGCCATTCTGCACACGGTTCTGAAGCAGGCTGGCAAGGAGGACATTGCACACTGGGCGACGCTGGTGGGTTTTATCATCGTCCTGTACATGGTATCCCATTTTGTTGCCGACCTGTTTTCTGAAGTAAAACGCGTCTTCCTGTTCAATTAA
- the spoIIIAB gene encoding stage III sporulation protein SpoIIIAB, which produces MVKLIGAVLILFSASMVGWQIGRFYAFRPVQLRALLVGLQMLETEIVYGLTPLYRALMKVGDRIPAEVGQIFHTAAGSLQEEKAQNVEEALGIGIQTHWSSTALKKQERDVLKSLGQVLGSSDREDQQKHLRLAVTHLRGLEEEARAEQNRYEKMYKSLGFLCGLLVVILMF; this is translated from the coding sequence ATGGTCAAGCTGATTGGGGCTGTGCTGATCCTCTTTTCCGCCTCTATGGTCGGTTGGCAGATCGGGCGGTTCTATGCATTTCGACCTGTTCAGTTAAGGGCGCTGCTGGTTGGACTACAAATGCTGGAGACCGAAATCGTTTACGGCTTGACCCCTTTGTATCGCGCATTGATGAAAGTAGGCGATCGCATTCCAGCGGAAGTGGGCCAGATTTTTCACACGGCAGCGGGCAGTCTTCAAGAGGAAAAAGCACAAAACGTAGAAGAAGCGCTGGGTATCGGCATCCAAACGCATTGGTCTTCCACGGCACTCAAGAAGCAGGAGCGCGATGTTTTAAAAAGCCTGGGGCAAGTGCTCGGCTCGTCAGACAGAGAGGACCAGCAAAAGCATTTGCGTCTGGCTGTAACTCACCTGCGCGGGCTGGAAGAGGAGGCCCGGGCGGAACAGAACCGGTACGAAAAGATGTACAAAAGCCTCGGCTTTCTGTGCGGGCTGTTGGTCGTCATCCTGATGTTCTAA